Proteins from a genomic interval of Niabella soli DSM 19437:
- the proS gene encoding proline--tRNA ligase, with the protein MSKEVTSRAADYSQWYNDLVIKGGLADYSAVRGCMVIKPYGFTLWEHMRDALDKMFKDTGHVNAYFPLFIPKSFLSKEAAHVEGFAKECAVVTHYRLKNDPDGKGVVVDPEAKLEEELIVRPTSETIIWSTYKDWIQSYRDLPLLINQWANVVRWEMRTRLFLRTAEFLWQEGHTAHATREEAVEEARKMLEVYATFAEEFMALPVIKGVKTASERFAGAEDTYCIESLMQDGKALQAGTSHFLGQNFAKAFDVKFLNKDNQQEYVWATSWGVSTRLVGALIMAHGDDEGLVLPPRIAPLQAVIIPIYKGPEQKDLIDAKAKEILEDLKSKGIRAKYDDNDNNRPGWKFAEYEMKGVPVRLVLGARDLENHKIEVARRDTREKETVNLDGISQYVDGLLIKIQFEMLQRARKFMEESITKVDTWGDFVKVLDEKGGFVSAHWDGTAETEEAIKEKTKATIRCIPLDNPQEDGVCIFSGKPSKERVLFARAY; encoded by the coding sequence ATGAGCAAGGAAGTTACTTCAAGAGCAGCAGACTATTCGCAATGGTATAATGACCTGGTAATAAAAGGCGGGCTGGCCGATTATTCTGCCGTACGCGGATGTATGGTTATAAAACCTTACGGATTTACCCTTTGGGAGCATATGCGCGATGCATTGGATAAGATGTTTAAAGATACCGGCCACGTAAATGCTTATTTCCCGCTGTTCATCCCAAAAAGCTTTTTAAGCAAGGAGGCCGCCCATGTGGAAGGTTTTGCAAAAGAATGCGCCGTAGTAACGCATTACCGGCTGAAAAACGACCCGGATGGAAAGGGGGTAGTAGTAGACCCCGAAGCAAAACTGGAAGAAGAGCTGATCGTACGGCCTACCAGTGAAACCATTATCTGGAGCACGTATAAAGACTGGATCCAGTCGTACCGCGATCTGCCGCTTTTGATCAACCAATGGGCGAATGTGGTGCGTTGGGAAATGCGCACCCGGTTATTTTTACGTACAGCCGAATTTTTATGGCAGGAAGGGCACACGGCACACGCTACCCGTGAGGAAGCGGTTGAAGAAGCGCGTAAAATGCTGGAGGTATACGCTACTTTCGCCGAAGAGTTTATGGCGCTGCCGGTAATAAAGGGTGTGAAAACCGCCAGCGAGCGTTTTGCCGGTGCAGAAGATACCTATTGTATAGAATCCCTGATGCAGGATGGAAAAGCATTGCAGGCAGGCACCTCCCACTTTCTGGGACAGAATTTTGCAAAAGCATTTGATGTAAAATTCCTGAATAAAGACAACCAGCAGGAGTATGTTTGGGCCACCAGTTGGGGTGTAAGCACGCGATTAGTAGGCGCGCTGATCATGGCGCATGGCGATGATGAAGGGTTGGTACTGCCCCCGCGGATCGCTCCTTTGCAGGCAGTGATCATTCCTATTTACAAAGGACCGGAACAGAAGGACCTGATTGATGCGAAGGCAAAGGAGATCCTGGAAGATCTTAAAAGCAAGGGTATCCGGGCAAAATATGATGATAACGATAACAACCGGCCGGGATGGAAATTTGCCGAGTATGAAATGAAAGGTGTTCCGGTGCGCCTGGTATTGGGCGCGCGTGACCTGGAGAACCATAAAATTGAAGTGGCACGGCGTGACACGAGGGAAAAAGAAACCGTGAACCTGGATGGCATTTCCCAGTATGTAGACGGGCTATTGATAAAAATACAGTTTGAGATGCTGCAGCGGGCCCGCAAATTCATGGAAGAAAGCATTACCAAAGTGGATACCTGGGGTGATTTTGTAAAAGTGCTGGATGAAAAAGGCGGCTTTGTATCTGCGCATTGGGATGGCACCGCTGAAACCGAGGAAGCCATCAAAGAAAAAACAAAGGCAACGATCCGCTGTATTCCACTGGATAATCCCCAGGAAGACGGTGTCTGTATCTTTTCAGGAAAGCCGTCGAAAGAGCGGGTATTGTTTGCGAGAGCGTATTAA
- a CDS encoding cobalamin B12-binding domain-containing protein, which translates to MNRPIRVLVAKIGLDGHDRGAKVIATALRDAGMEVIYTGLRQTPEMVVNAALQEDVDVIGVSILSGAHMTVFPKVIDLMQQKQMNDVLLIGGGIVPEDDAAKLLNLGVGKIFAPGSTTQSIADYIKTDVAQKRSF; encoded by the coding sequence ATGAACAGACCCATTCGTGTTTTGGTGGCTAAAATTGGTTTGGATGGCCACGATCGGGGCGCTAAGGTTATTGCTACCGCGCTGCGCGATGCAGGCATGGAAGTGATTTATACCGGTTTACGCCAAACCCCCGAAATGGTAGTGAATGCAGCCCTACAGGAAGATGTGGATGTTATCGGCGTCAGTATCCTCAGCGGCGCCCATATGACGGTCTTCCCAAAAGTCATCGACTTAATGCAGCAAAAACAAATGAACGACGTGCTGCTGATCGGCGGAGGTATTGTACCAGAAGATGATGCCGCAAAACTGCTGAACCTGGGCGTCGGAAAAATATTCGCCCCTGGCAGCACCACGCAATCCATTGCAGATTATATTAAAACAGACGTGGCCCAAAAAAGAAGTTTCTAG
- a CDS encoding MopE-related protein translates to MKKLLLGLFSVTLVTACQKDATTHQQQRIITTVAVKNNASKISICHHDVTTNTWQTITISIAAWPDHAGHGDVRLDDQDNDGYVPTNKCGYGQMGDCDDNNAAIHPGATEIIGDGIDQNCNGMADDLPLGGDYQGGKIAYVLKSGDPGYDANTPHGLIAAPSDQGSGIPWAPIAPFAFLGTSDALGTGAANTKKIVDYYGDGNYAAKLCADLVLNGHDDWYLPSLAELNILYVNRFAIGGFDTNTNDIPNSYWSSTESDYTSAWFKFFNFGYQTTVTKYDSYRHNVRAIRSF, encoded by the coding sequence ATGAAAAAGCTTTTACTGGGCCTATTTTCCGTTACGTTGGTAACGGCATGTCAAAAAGACGCCACCACCCACCAGCAGCAGAGGATAATTACAACCGTTGCCGTAAAGAACAATGCTTCAAAGATTTCTATTTGCCATCATGATGTAACAACAAACACCTGGCAAACAATCACCATCAGTATTGCGGCATGGCCCGATCATGCCGGCCACGGCGACGTAAGGTTAGATGATCAGGATAACGATGGATATGTGCCCACCAACAAATGTGGATATGGGCAAATGGGCGACTGCGATGACAATAATGCCGCCATTCACCCCGGCGCTACCGAAATAATCGGAGACGGCATCGATCAAAATTGTAACGGCATGGCTGATGATTTGCCTTTAGGAGGCGATTACCAGGGTGGTAAGATTGCTTATGTTCTAAAATCCGGTGATCCCGGTTATGATGCCAATACGCCACATGGGTTGATCGCTGCTCCTTCGGACCAGGGTTCAGGCATTCCATGGGCCCCCATCGCACCCTTTGCCTTTTTAGGCACCAGCGATGCGCTAGGTACCGGCGCCGCCAATACAAAGAAAATTGTTGACTATTACGGCGATGGTAACTATGCTGCCAAACTGTGCGCCGACCTGGTGTTGAATGGCCATGATGATTGGTATTTACCAAGTCTTGCCGAGCTGAATATACTTTACGTAAATCGTTTTGCCATTGGCGGGTTTGACACCAATACCAACGATATTCCCAATAGCTATTGGAGTTCTACGGAGTCAGACTATACTTCCGCCTGGTTCAAATTCTTCAACTTTGGATATCAGACCACTGTAACCAAGTACGATTCTTACCGGCATAATGTTCGTGCCATCCGGTCGTTTTAG
- a CDS encoding tetratricopeptide repeat protein — protein MGQTLPVSDWVKRLEDNSKSQVIRHYSVYYDITKIDSASRIRAAISIEKACSKGNKRLRLLGRSVKAKLFFYYLKEGDSLYASQMKACLNEAVEMEDPYLQAEFGRWYAEMLNSMNQTELAVQYATTSLQLHHYLGLENFAAVSIFYMWLGEALLVAGYPGDAIDYLRTGLRLADTLVKPFRFMYTYNNLGLAYRKLEKHDSALFYFEKLRKYCMEIKKPAWQEIAYKNRLPSFVALGMLDSAKIVDARLFEIAKHSKEPDDSLIAYEMMGKIAMKEKDFQKAIPALLKSAALNKGRNKELLNRVYESLAACYETIGQPAKAYSYSKWERIYNDSVSRTRELSNNRYIFIKAAYEKEQLALKSMTEEKREAINKRNTGIALLVFMAALAAGWLNRRRKKAEKHQQLAAKELERFKEEVIKKNSRIEELQTSIEQQQHQQQDAQTIEELSHQMILTETDWQHFKSLFEKTHPAFFKMLRDKAPGITEAEQRMAALIKIRLNTKQIAAMQGIGVDSVHKTRQRLRQRFGTTSTNELETIIAAI, from the coding sequence ATGGGGCAAACCCTTCCGGTTTCCGATTGGGTAAAAAGGCTGGAGGATAACAGCAAATCGCAGGTCATCCGGCATTATTCGGTTTACTATGATATTACCAAAATTGATTCCGCTTCAAGGATCAGGGCCGCTATCTCTATAGAAAAAGCATGTTCTAAAGGAAACAAGCGGCTAAGGCTTTTGGGCCGGTCGGTAAAAGCAAAACTGTTTTTCTATTATCTTAAAGAGGGCGATTCGCTGTACGCGTCACAAATGAAGGCATGCCTGAATGAGGCCGTTGAAATGGAGGATCCCTATTTGCAGGCCGAATTTGGCCGCTGGTACGCCGAAATGCTGAATTCGATGAACCAGACAGAACTGGCTGTTCAATATGCCACCACTTCATTACAGTTGCATCATTACCTGGGCCTGGAAAACTTTGCAGCAGTAAGTATTTTTTACATGTGGCTGGGCGAAGCCCTGTTGGTTGCCGGTTACCCGGGAGATGCGATCGATTACCTGCGCACCGGTTTAAGGCTCGCGGACACACTGGTAAAGCCGTTCCGTTTTATGTACACCTACAATAACCTGGGGCTGGCCTACCGGAAACTGGAAAAACATGATTCGGCGCTTTTTTATTTTGAAAAGCTCCGGAAATATTGCATGGAGATCAAAAAACCCGCCTGGCAGGAAATAGCGTATAAGAACCGCCTGCCTTCCTTTGTAGCACTGGGTATGCTGGACAGCGCAAAAATAGTGGATGCCCGCCTTTTTGAAATTGCCAAACACAGTAAAGAGCCGGATGATTCTTTGATTGCTTATGAAATGATGGGTAAAATAGCAATGAAGGAAAAGGACTTTCAAAAAGCCATTCCAGCCCTGTTAAAAAGCGCAGCGCTGAACAAGGGTAGAAATAAAGAATTATTGAACCGGGTGTATGAATCGTTAGCGGCTTGTTATGAAACCATCGGGCAGCCTGCCAAAGCATATTCCTATTCTAAATGGGAACGTATTTATAATGACAGTGTAAGCCGTACCAGGGAACTGAGCAACAACCGCTATATTTTTATAAAAGCAGCCTATGAAAAAGAGCAACTGGCATTAAAGAGCATGACGGAAGAAAAACGCGAGGCCATTAATAAAAGAAATACCGGCATTGCGCTACTTGTTTTTATGGCAGCCCTGGCGGCAGGGTGGCTGAACCGAAGGCGGAAAAAAGCAGAAAAGCACCAGCAGTTGGCGGCCAAAGAACTGGAACGGTTCAAAGAAGAGGTCATCAAAAAGAATAGCCGGATCGAAGAGCTGCAGACAAGCATCGAACAGCAGCAACATCAGCAACAGGATGCGCAAACCATCGAAGAACTGAGCCACCAAATGATACTCACCGAAACGGACTGGCAGCATTTCAAATCGCTTTTTGAAAAAACACATCCCGCATTTTTTAAAATGCTCCGCGACAAAGCGCCCGGCATTACCGAAGCCGAACAACGGATGGCTGCTTTAATAAAGATCCGGCTCAATACAAAACAGATAGCAGCCATGCAGGGCATTGGCGTTGACAGTGTGCACAAAACCCGTCAGCGCCTGCGGCAACGTTTTGGCACCACTTCTACCAATGAACTGGAAACAATTATTGCTGCGATCTGA
- a CDS encoding ABC transporter ATP-binding protein, translated as MAMTIALNKAGKRFNRDWIFRNLTHQFESGNSYAVIGANGSGKSTLLQAISGAILLNEGNCQWASASKIPADKIYQYISYCAPYLEIVEEMTLHEFLSFHEQFKPFVPGIGPEQIIAEIGMEAAQHKRIAQFSSGMKQRAKLAQCIYADAPIVLLDEPCTNLDRQGIELYYTLIEKYCKKRLVLVGSNDETEYRFCNNQLNIMDYK; from the coding sequence ATGGCGATGACGATAGCCTTGAATAAGGCTGGAAAGCGGTTTAACCGCGACTGGATCTTCAGAAACCTCACCCATCAGTTTGAATCGGGCAACAGTTATGCTGTCATCGGGGCCAATGGGTCCGGCAAAAGCACTTTATTGCAAGCCATCAGCGGGGCAATACTGCTCAACGAAGGCAATTGCCAATGGGCCAGCGCCTCAAAGATCCCCGCGGACAAAATTTACCAATACATTTCCTATTGCGCGCCCTACCTGGAGATCGTCGAAGAAATGACGCTGCATGAGTTTTTAAGTTTTCATGAACAGTTCAAGCCCTTTGTTCCGGGCATCGGCCCTGAGCAGATCATTGCCGAGATCGGGATGGAAGCCGCGCAGCATAAGCGTATTGCCCAGTTTTCCAGTGGCATGAAACAACGAGCAAAGTTGGCGCAATGTATTTATGCTGATGCACCCATTGTTCTGCTCGACGAGCCCTGCACCAACCTGGACCGGCAGGGAATAGAACTGTATTACACATTGATCGAAAAGTACTGCAAAAAACGACTGGTACTGGTGGGCAGCAACGACGAAACGGAATATCGTTTCTGCAATAACCAGTTGAATATCATGGACTATAAGTAA
- the lpxA gene encoding acyl-ACP--UDP-N-acetylglucosamine O-acyltransferase: MIHFNSYIHPDAKVARNVKIDPFTVIHQDVEIGEGTWIGSNVTILEGTRVGKNCKIFPGAVIGSEPQDKKFNGEKTIVEIGDDCVIREFVTIHRGTADRWKTVVGKGCWILAYSHIGHDCVIGDYCTLSNSTQIAGHVILGNHVGFGGVCAVHQFVKIGSFAFISGGSLVSKDVPPYIKAARQPLSYAGINSVGLKRNGYSVDKVNNILDIYRVLYNRGLNVTQAVQLLEEEFPVTDERDEILTFVQESTRGIIKRYTKGNGDDDSLE, translated from the coding sequence ATGATTCATTTTAATTCTTATATACATCCGGATGCGAAAGTTGCGCGCAACGTAAAAATCGATCCCTTTACCGTGATCCACCAGGATGTAGAGATTGGTGAAGGCACCTGGATCGGTTCCAACGTAACCATACTGGAAGGCACGCGCGTTGGTAAAAACTGCAAAATATTCCCGGGTGCTGTTATTGGTTCTGAGCCACAGGACAAGAAATTCAACGGGGAAAAAACCATTGTTGAAATAGGCGATGATTGCGTGATCCGCGAATTTGTAACCATCCACCGCGGCACAGCCGACCGCTGGAAAACCGTGGTGGGCAAAGGATGCTGGATCCTGGCCTATAGCCATATCGGGCACGACTGCGTTATTGGCGATTATTGCACCCTCAGTAACAGCACCCAGATTGCCGGGCATGTTATCCTGGGTAACCACGTGGGTTTTGGAGGGGTGTGCGCCGTGCATCAGTTTGTAAAAATCGGCTCTTTTGCTTTCATTAGCGGCGGTTCGCTGGTAAGCAAGGATGTTCCTCCTTATATTAAAGCAGCCCGTCAGCCCCTGAGCTATGCCGGTATCAATTCTGTTGGTTTAAAAAGAAACGGCTATTCAGTTGATAAGGTCAATAATATCCTGGACATTTACCGCGTTCTTTATAACCGGGGGTTAAACGTAACCCAGGCCGTACAGTTGTTGGAAGAAGAGTTTCCCGTTACCGACGAAAGAGACGAGATCCTTACTTTTGTACAGGAAAGTACCCGGGGCATTATTAAACGGTATACCAAAGGAAATGGCGATGACGATAGCCTTGAATAA
- a CDS encoding helix-turn-helix domain-containing protein — protein MDYHSTADLISHKVHQIPGAVQYEIKRYARNSNILTEDIGLLAYQYNRQEPQKNNLQLKFCVAGNTYCSNEQCSKCSKGNAKSCVNSGNSINIVQVQFSPAQLAQFIKSRTSNSFSDSLLKFKHKVSFTRSLPLCCKTKTVIEGLLEHNYNGTLENIYVNAQLQMLLLLTMDSMTDEQALEVINCKFLSNDADKNKIEQAREILIEHIGEPITIKELSRKVAMNECYLKKGFKELYGTTIFDFYQNQRMEHAKYLLYEKGLSVTDVSMMLGYSSISHFSTAFKRLTGLKPCELLFASK, from the coding sequence TTGGATTATCATTCCACTGCGGACCTGATCTCGCACAAGGTGCATCAGATCCCGGGTGCGGTGCAATACGAGATAAAAAGATATGCCCGAAATAGCAATATTTTAACAGAAGATATAGGCCTGCTGGCCTACCAATATAACCGGCAGGAACCCCAAAAAAATAACCTGCAATTAAAATTTTGTGTTGCGGGAAACACCTATTGCTCAAACGAGCAATGCAGCAAGTGCTCCAAAGGCAATGCTAAAAGCTGCGTTAACAGTGGTAATAGCATTAATATAGTGCAGGTGCAGTTTTCGCCGGCACAGTTGGCACAGTTTATAAAATCCAGGACCAGCAACAGCTTTAGCGATTCGCTGCTTAAGTTTAAACATAAAGTTTCCTTTACCCGCAGCCTTCCTCTTTGTTGCAAAACAAAAACCGTTATTGAAGGGCTGTTGGAGCATAATTATAATGGTACCCTGGAAAATATATATGTAAACGCCCAGTTGCAGATGCTTTTGCTGTTGACAATGGATTCCATGACCGATGAGCAGGCGTTAGAAGTGATCAACTGTAAATTTTTATCAAATGATGCCGATAAAAATAAAATAGAGCAGGCCCGGGAAATTTTGATCGAACATATTGGCGAGCCCATAACTATTAAGGAGCTAAGCCGTAAAGTAGCGATGAATGAATGCTACCTTAAAAAGGGATTTAAAGAATTATACGGCACTACTATTTTCGACTTTTACCAGAACCAGCGCATGGAACACGCCAAATACCTGTTGTACGAAAAAGGCCTGAGCGTAACCGATGTTTCCATGATGCTGGGGTACTCCTCCATTTCTCATTTCAGCACCGCTTTTAAACGGCTTACGGGGTTAAAACCCTGTGAGTTGTTGTTTGCGTCCAAATAA
- a CDS encoding sugar MFS transporter codes for MTDTASVSKNNIALPLATICALFFIFGFVTWANGTLIPFFKLSFGLSDIQAFLVTFSSYMAYFFLALPSSWILKKTGFKNGIIVGLVVLALGSLIFIPAAKSRSFELFLTGIFVQGAALALLQTASNPYLSIIGPIESAAKRISMAGICNKFAGMLVPVIMGTLFLKNAAETEAKIAAATGSEKEQLLSDVLSRVNTPYIVLAIVFILFAVLVRSLHLPEVHPEEDVVDTTSGEVIHHRSIFQFPHLFLGALCIFVYVGAEVMAGDIIGVYGKQLGISPDVAKYFTTLTLSGMLVGYIVGIFTIPKVLSQQTALRICAILGIIFSVAAYATSGYASVVFIALLGLANSLMWPAIFPLGISHLGKFTKIGSAIMIMGIAGGAILPLLYGFLKDHLQINFQLAYFIAVLPCYLYILYFAVSGHKVGLHRLKK; via the coding sequence ATGACAGATACCGCTTCAGTATCCAAAAATAATATTGCTTTGCCGCTGGCAACCATTTGCGCGCTATTTTTTATTTTCGGATTTGTAACCTGGGCCAACGGCACCCTCATCCCCTTCTTTAAATTATCTTTTGGCCTGTCCGACATCCAGGCCTTCCTGGTAACTTTTTCTTCCTATATGGCCTATTTTTTCCTGGCGCTTCCCTCTTCGTGGATCTTAAAGAAAACTGGCTTTAAAAACGGGATCATCGTCGGGTTGGTAGTGCTGGCGCTGGGATCGCTTATTTTTATCCCCGCAGCAAAATCAAGATCTTTTGAATTATTCCTGACCGGTATCTTTGTTCAGGGGGCTGCGCTAGCGTTGCTGCAAACAGCATCCAACCCCTATCTTTCCATCATCGGCCCCATTGAAAGCGCGGCAAAGCGCATCAGTATGGCAGGTATCTGTAACAAATTTGCGGGGATGCTGGTTCCGGTTATTATGGGCACCCTGTTCCTGAAAAACGCCGCCGAAACAGAAGCAAAGATCGCCGCCGCAACCGGTTCCGAAAAAGAACAGCTTTTATCGGATGTGCTCAGTCGTGTAAATACTCCTTATATTGTTTTGGCAATCGTTTTTATCCTGTTTGCTGTTTTAGTACGCTCGCTGCACCTTCCCGAAGTGCACCCTGAGGAAGATGTGGTAGATACTACCAGCGGCGAAGTGATCCATCATAGGAGCATCTTTCAATTTCCCCATTTATTCCTTGGAGCCCTTTGTATTTTCGTATATGTGGGGGCGGAGGTGATGGCCGGAGACATTATTGGCGTTTACGGAAAACAACTCGGCATCAGTCCGGATGTTGCAAAATACTTTACCACGCTCACTTTAAGCGGCATGCTGGTGGGGTACATCGTGGGTATATTTACCATACCCAAGGTACTATCCCAGCAAACAGCATTGCGGATCTGCGCTATCTTGGGGATCATATTCTCCGTTGCAGCCTATGCTACATCAGGCTATGCATCGGTTGTTTTCATCGCATTATTAGGATTGGCAAATTCATTAATGTGGCCGGCTATTTTCCCTTTGGGGATCAGCCATTTAGGTAAATTCACCAAGATTGGTTCGGCCATTATGATCATGGGGATTGCCGGCGGAGCTATTTTACCGCTCCTTTATGGCTTTTTAAAAGACCACCTGCAGATCAACTTCCAGTTGGCATATTTTATTGCAGTATTACCATGCTATCTCTACATACTGTATTTCGCGGTAAGCGGACATAAAGTAGGGTTGCACCGGCTGAAAAAATAG
- a CDS encoding DUF6580 family putative transport protein, which produces MKITSKFWFITLMIGVAAISRILPHPYNFTPLVAISLFGGANFEKKWQAYLIPLLAYLFSDLVLNMIGIKGFYGVTQLFVYGGMILVAALGTTMHTAKTVKVLGYSFSGSAIFWLVSNFGVWFANGITSGPTHEAGLTLGMTYLRALPFYNQFSNQLFLGQFAGDLFYCIVLFGIFGLAQKKLPLLKYSKA; this is translated from the coding sequence ATGAAAATAACAAGCAAATTCTGGTTTATTACGCTCATGATAGGGGTTGCTGCAATAAGCCGCATCCTTCCCCATCCTTATAATTTTACGCCCCTGGTAGCCATTTCCCTGTTTGGCGGGGCCAACTTTGAAAAAAAATGGCAGGCCTATTTAATCCCGCTCCTGGCCTATTTATTCTCGGACCTGGTGTTAAATATGATCGGTATCAAAGGGTTTTACGGGGTAACCCAACTGTTTGTTTACGGCGGAATGATTTTGGTTGCAGCATTGGGCACCACCATGCATACGGCAAAGACAGTTAAGGTATTAGGCTATTCCTTTTCGGGGTCGGCCATTTTCTGGTTGGTTTCTAATTTCGGCGTTTGGTTTGCCAATGGCATTACAAGCGGCCCAACACATGAGGCCGGGCTTACGCTGGGAATGACCTATCTGCGGGCGCTTCCATTCTATAATCAGTTCAGCAACCAATTATTTTTGGGTCAGTTTGCGGGTGATCTTTTTTATTGTATTGTATTATTTGGCATATTCGGCCTGGCACAAAAAAAGCTGCCTTTATTGAAGTATTCAAAAGCCTGA
- a CDS encoding DUF3667 domain-containing protein, whose protein sequence is MHKKHRAENNCLNCGNTVEQLFCTHCGQENLQLHDSTWHYISHYFQDLFHYDGKFWHTIKNLFIKPGQVAKEFCQGKRFANLDPVRLYVFVSTVFFLLFFLIPQHQDETKRVRKEYSVRLNNLDKEKEYLKGTPAFGFADSLYKAVADENQKWERKEAIGKALKAGADSLTSAEVGKEIDSDYAASIADTIKEQKDILQQQAQDSKSLFDRMKQKKAAEEYGGDEQKMQQAVVDRFLHNLPKVVFASLPFFAFFLWLLHRRNTRKTYGENLAFSIYYYSFVFIIMLAGIVLTAVGYRITNENAARLTRNWLAAGIFFYLFFYFTLAMKLFFGESFRRALFKQTLCLLLTAAAGVLVIAAAYLILFFIS, encoded by the coding sequence ATGCATAAAAAACACAGGGCTGAGAACAATTGCCTGAACTGCGGAAACACGGTTGAACAGTTATTTTGCACCCACTGCGGACAGGAAAATCTCCAATTGCACGATTCTACCTGGCATTATATATCACATTACTTCCAGGATCTGTTTCATTATGATGGAAAGTTCTGGCATACCATAAAAAATCTTTTTATAAAGCCAGGGCAGGTAGCCAAAGAATTTTGCCAGGGAAAGCGTTTCGCCAACCTGGATCCCGTGCGGTTATATGTTTTTGTGTCGACTGTTTTCTTCCTTTTGTTTTTTTTGATACCGCAGCACCAGGATGAGACTAAGAGGGTAAGGAAGGAATATAGTGTCCGGTTAAACAACCTTGATAAAGAAAAAGAATACCTGAAAGGAACACCTGCATTTGGTTTTGCTGATTCCCTTTATAAAGCCGTTGCCGATGAAAATCAAAAATGGGAACGGAAAGAAGCGATTGGCAAAGCATTAAAAGCGGGAGCAGATTCTTTAACGTCTGCAGAGGTGGGTAAAGAGATCGATTCAGATTATGCGGCGTCCATTGCAGATACTATAAAAGAGCAGAAAGATATTTTACAACAGCAAGCACAGGATTCGAAAAGTTTGTTTGACCGAATGAAACAGAAGAAAGCTGCAGAAGAATACGGGGGGGATGAACAGAAGATGCAACAAGCGGTTGTAGATCGGTTTCTTCATAATCTTCCGAAAGTTGTTTTTGCAAGCCTTCCTTTTTTTGCTTTTTTTCTATGGTTGCTGCACCGGCGTAACACCCGGAAGACCTATGGCGAAAATCTGGCGTTTTCCATTTACTATTATTCCTTTGTGTTTATCATTATGCTGGCGGGTATAGTATTAACGGCAGTGGGATATCGTATTACGAATGAAAATGCGGCACGCCTTACCAGGAACTGGCTGGCGGCCGGTATCTTTTTTTATCTGTTTTTTTATTTTACCCTTGCTATGAAACTCTTTTTTGGCGAAAGCTTCCGGCGCGCACTATTTAAGCAAACCTTATGTTTATTGTTAACCGCCGCTGCAGGAGTATTAGTTATAGCCGCCGCCTACCTTATATTATTTTTTATTAGTTAA